One Paroedura picta isolate Pp20150507F chromosome 16, Ppicta_v3.0, whole genome shotgun sequence genomic region harbors:
- the LOC143825747 gene encoding uncharacterized protein LOC143825747 codes for MEKRLFSGNIQQTSIVGWKEDLAETVELFGRCQNRCISLGKHSPAPSATFSLSLCARRGVGTPWIAHSPPSELHKQGQTECLLHTPQTLHLENTGRESSSLQEAAITMAMNHLLRLTFFSLLCLPALAWVIKKSTQNEPWKTLDQLSNRELFLAALQSYFNSKGIHVDGTVPDFISPLMERDLKGHRTQEERALATLEPNS; via the exons ATGGAGAAGAGGCTTTTTTCTGGTAACATTCAGCAG accAGCATTGTGGGGTGGAAGGAAGATCTTGCAGAAACCGTGGAACTGTTTGGCAGGTGTCAAAACAGATGCATCTCTCTTGGCAAACACTCACCTGCCCCATCAgctaccttctctctctctctctgtgccaggAGAGGGGTGGGGACTCCTTGGATTGCTCACTCTCCACCCTCGGAGCTACATAAACAGGGGCAGACAGAGTGTCTCCTCCACACTCCTCAGACTTTGCATCTTGAAAACACAGGCCGGGAGAG TTCCTCCCTCCAAGAGGCAGCTATTACAATGGCAATGAACCATCTCCTGCGACTCACTTTCTTCAGTCTCCTGTGTCTGCCGGCACTGGCCTGGGTCATTAAAAAATCCACGCAGAACGAGCCATggaaaactctggaccagctgtcgaACAGAGAGCTG TTCCTTGCTGCTCTGCAGTCCTACTTCAACAGCAAGGGCATCCACGTGGACGGAACAGTGCCTGACTTCATCTCGCCCTTGATGGAGCGGGACCTGAAAGGCCACCGAACACAGGAAGAGCGAGCTCTGGCAACGCTGGAACCCAACTC GTGA
- the NAGLU gene encoding alpha-N-acetylglucosaminidase yields the protein MALPGMLLLLAAAAAEAAGAPRWESLAGLRPEASEARQAGAVRELLERLVGPRAASRFSVSVNRSLAGPGGLDTYRLSSGTPPGDVVEVAGSSGVAAASGIYRYLKDFCGCHVSWSGRQLRLPERLPPVSPAVLVTSPNRFRFYQNVCTQSYSYVWWSWERWEQEIDWMALHGINMALAFTGQEAIWQRVYLSLGLNQSEINEYFTGPAFLAWNRMGNLHTWAGPPPLSWHLKQLYLQYRILERMRSLGMLTVLPAFSGHIPRGILRVFPRINATRLGSWSHFDCSYSCTYLLSPEDLMFQVIGTLFLKELIKEFGTDHVYSADTFNEMCPLSSEPAYLSKMSTAVFQSMTGADPQAVWLMQGWLFQHQPDFWKPAQVRALLQGVPLGRMVVLDLFAESKPVYPWTDSLYGQPFIWCMLHNFGGNHGLFGTAESINQGPFTARRFPNSTMVGVGLTPEGIEQNDVMYELMTDIGWRKEPVDLRRWAADYAAQRYGARNANATAAWWLLLQSVYNCSGVCVNHNHSPLVRRPSLRMNTELWYNQSAVYEAWRLLQGSAGELGGSSTFRYDLVDVARQAMQQLVSGYYWDIKQAFQGRTLSRLLTAGGVLVYDLLPDLDSLLASDERFLLGRWLESARLMAASDKEAGLYDLNARNQLTLWGPLGNILDYANKQLGGLVLDYYGVRWTLFVSTLVECLSTGTPFHQNQFNQASFQVERGFIYNGKRYSARPAGSTLTIAEKIFLKYYPKAVKHGRLGAA from the exons ATGGCGCTGCccgggatgctgctgctgctggcggccgcggcggcCGAGGCTGCCGGCGCCCCTCGGTGGGAGTCGCTGGCCGGTTTGCGGCCAGAGGCGTCGGAGGCGAGGCAGGCGGGGGCGGTGCGGgagctgctggagcggctggtgggCCCGCGGGCCGCCTCCCGCTTCTCTGTGTCGGTGAACCGCTCCCTGGCCGGGCCCGGAGGTCTGGACACTTACCGGCTGAGCTCCGGGACGCCGCCGGGGGACGTGGTGGAGGTCGCCGGCTCCAGCGGGGTGGCCGCTGCCTCGGGCATCTACCGCTACCTGAAGGACTTTTGCGGCTGCCACGTCTCCTGGTCCGGCCGGCAGCTGCGGCTCCCGGAGAGGCTGCCCCCGGTTTCCCCCGCCGTCCTGGTCACCAGCCCCAACAG GTTCCGCTTCTACCAAAATGTTTGCACTCAGAGTTACTCCTACGTCTGGTGGAGCTGGGAACGGTGGGAACAAGAAATTGATTGGATGGCCCTCCATGGCATCAACATGGCACTCGCGTTTACTGGGCAGGAAGCCATCTGGCAGCGG GTGTATCTGTCTCTGGGATTGAACCAGTCGGAAATCAATGAGTATTTCACTGGCCCGGCTTTCCTTGCTTGGAACCGCATGGGGAACCTGCATACCTGGGCAGGACCACCACCTCTCTCCTGGCACCTGAAGCAGCTCTATTTGCAG TATAGGATCCTGGAGAGAATGCGTTCTCTGGGAATGCTGACGGTTCTGCCCGCCTTTTCCGGACACATCCCCCGTGGCATTTTAAG GGTTTTCCCCCGGATCAACGCCACACGGCTGGGGAGCTGGAGTCACTTTGACTGCTCCTACTCTTGCACCTACCTCCTGTCGCCTGAAGACCTCATGTTCCAGGTCATCGGGACCCTCTTCCTAAAAGAGCTGATCAAGGAGTTTGGGACGGACCACGTGTACAGTGCCGACACTTTCAACGAGATGTGTCCGCTCTCGTCGGAACCCGCCTACCTCTCCAAAATGAGCACGGCTGTTTTCCAGTCTATGACCGGAG CTGACCCCCAAGCTGTATGGCTGATGCAAGGCTGGCTGTTCCAACACCAGCCCGACTTTTGGAAACCAGCCCAAGTCCGAGCGCTCCTGCAGGGCGTGCCTCTTGGCCGGATGGTGGTGCTGGACCTATTCGCCGAATCCAAGCCCGTCTATCCTTGGACAGACTCCCTCTACGGACAACCTTTCATCTGGTGCATGCTCCACAACTTCGGGGGGAACCACGGTCTGTTCGGCACCGCCGAGAGCATCAACCAGGGCCCTTTTACGGCCAGGCGCTTCCCCAACTCCACCATGGTGGGCGTCGGCCTGACTCCCGAGGGCATCGAGCAAAACGACGTGATGTACGAGCTCATGACGGACATCGGCTGGCGCAAGGAGCCCGTGGATCTCCGGCGCTGGGCCGCTGATTACGCGGCGCAGCGTTACGGCGCCAGGAACGCGAATGCCACGGCCgcctggtggctgctgctgcagagCGTCTACAACTGTTCGGGGGTCTGCGTCAACCACAACCACAGCCCGCTGGTGCGCCGCCCGTCCCTGCGGATGAACACGGAGCTGTGGTACAACCAGAGCGCCGTCTACGAGGCCTGGCGGCTGCTGCAGGGCTCGGCCGGCGAGCTTGGCGGGAGCAGCACCTTCCGGTACGACTTGGTGGACGTGGCCCGCCAGGCCATGCAGCAGCTGGTGAGCGGCTATTACTGGGATATCAAGCAGGCCTTCCAGGGCCGCACGCTGTCTCGCCTGCTCACGGCTGGAGGGGTGCTGGTCTACGACCTCCTCCCGGATCTGGACAGCCTCCTGGCCAGCGACGAGCGGTTTTTGTTGGGCCGCTGGCTGGAATCCGCCCGCTTGATGGCCGCCAGCGACAAAGAGGCGGGGCTGTACGACCTCAACGCCCGCAACCAGTTGACGCTCTGGGGCCCCCTGGGCAACATCTTGGACTACGCCAACAAGCAGCTGGGAGGGCTGGTCCTGGACTATTACGGGGTCCGCTGGACTCTCTTTGTGTCCACCCTGGTGGAGTGCCTCAGCACCGGCACGCCCTTCCATCAGAACCAGTTCAATCAGGCTTCTTTCCAGGTGGAGAGGGGCTTTATCTACAACGGGAAGCGGTACTCGGCCCGGCCTGCGGGGAGCACCCTCACGATAGCCGAGAAGATATTTCTCAAATATTACCCCAAGGCTGTGAAGCACGGACGCCTGGGTGCTGCGTGA
- the LOC143825096 gene encoding tRNA N(3)-cytidine methyltransferase METTL2-like, producing MEAAGSPSGAERRRAPFGSRFLTDPARLFQHNAWDHVEWSEKQETAARRKVQENSKQLVPPAQQEAYEVNASHYWEEFYKTHESGFFKDRHWLFTEFPELAPNPNVAQEAKSVSEDNGAERQSKTPAPAGCCSNGPGLAEEHPSDPELSCCQPQTPVETAARNLGAVKLGDDFPGASATYRILEVGCGAGNTVFPILQTTRDPDLFVYCCDFSSRAVNLVKAHPEYDASRCFAFVHDLCDDRVPFPMPEESLNVVVLIFVLSALLPEKTQSVIDRLSRLLKPGGLILLRDYGRYDLAQLRFKKGQCLADNFYVRGDGTRVYFFTQDELDLLFSAAGLEKVQNLVDRRLQVNRGKQVTMSRVWIQCKYRKPLQQRRDRETHS from the exons ATGGAGGCGGCGGGATCCCCGTCCGGGGCTGAGCGTCGCAGGGCGCCCTTCGGCAGCCGGTTCCTGACCGACCCGGCGCGCCTCTTCCAGCACAACGCCTG GGACCATGTGGAGTGGTCGGAGAAGCAGGAAACGGCTGCGCGAAGGAAGGTCCAAGAGAACAGCAAACAGCTTGTGCCTCCCGCTCAGCAAG AGGCCTACGAAGTCAACGCCAGCCACTACTGGGAGGAGTTCTACAAGACCCACGAAAGCGGCTTCTTCAAGGACCGCCACTGGCTTTTCACGGAATTCCCCGAGCTGGCCCCGAACCCGAACGTCGCTCAGGAGGCCAAGTCCGTCTCGGAGGACAATGGCGCTGAGCGACAGTCCAAGACCCCGGCTCCTGCAGGCTGCTGTAGCAACGGGCCAGGTTTGGCAGAGGAGCACCCGTCAGACCCTGaactgagctgctgccagccacagACCCCGGTGGAAACAGCAGCGCGGAACCTGGGGGCTGTAAAACTGGGCGACGATTTCCCAGGGGCCTCTGCCACGTACCggatcctggag GTGGGCTGCGGTGCCGGCAACACGGTCTTCCCCATCCTCCAAACCACCAG GGATCCCGACCTCTTTGTGTATTGCTGCGACTTCTCCAGCAGGGCCGTGAACCTGGTCAAG GCCCATCCGGAGTACGACGCCTCTCGCTGCTTCGCGTTCGTTCACGACCTCTGTGACGACCGGGTGCCTTTTCCCATGCCGGAGGAGAGCCTCAATGTGGTGGTCCTGATCTTTGTCCTTTCTGCGCTCCTGCCAGAGAA AACACAGAGCGTCATCGACCGGCTCAGCCGTCTTCTGAAGCCCGGGGGCCTGATCCTGCTGCGAGATTACGGCCGCTACGACCTGGCCCAGCTCCGCTTCAAGAAAG GTCAATGTCTGGCAGACAACTTCTACGTGAGAGGAGACGGCACCCGGGTGTATTTCTTCACGCAAG atGAGTTGGATTTGCTCTTCTCCGCAGCCGGCTTGGAGAAAGTCCAAAACCTGGTGGATCGCCGACTCCAGGTCAACAGAGGGAAGCAAGTGACCATGTCCAGGGTGTGGATCCAGTGCAAATACCGCAAGCCCCTCCAGCAGAGGAGAGACCGGGAGACCCACTCTTAG